The stretch of DNA TTTAATCCAGGTGTCAGATGGTAGCACCCCCAATTTGGACTCccttgggtggctgcagctaaagctttaGAACAATTAGACCATCCTGGGTGCCTGTTAAGTAAGCAAACcaatgctgcctccctcacatTGAGTGGCCTGCTCTCAGACATAGAGACCATCAGACATGCCACCTTGCAGAACAGCGATAGAGTTTTTACTCTGGGCACATTGACATGGCTGTGTAGACTCTGAgggcatgtgctgcatgaacctctccagccacagcgaGTCAATCCACAAGAGCATTCAGGGACTGAAGGAAGGGTTCAAGAAgcttcaagtggaaaacaaagactgGTTCAATAAACTCTTCCAAACCAAGGAACTAAAGGTTTGGATGATGTCTACTAAAACGAGACTATTAATTGTCTTAGTGGTTGTCGTTGCATTGCTAATTGTCTCATATTTGTTTGAATGCTTTTAGAAAGTCTAAGAAAACTCTTTCAGTTCCATCTTTGTTGTAAAACAACAAAGGGGGAAGATACCCAACACAGGATCCTCATGGACTCcatggaggagagaattggaggccaggatggcacgaaaacctctcagagactcagtgtgggaaggaaaatccttaAAAGTACCTAAAAGTATTCTTAAATCCGAAAAGcaccttaaaaaccttgagtatctcaaggcattaatgagccccactgagtgtcagtacaaagctctccagggactcgttaaagcagataattggggccatgattgcacaaacctctcacagagtctggatcaaaagggaaacaccaagtaccttaaaataactgaagtaccttgaagtattaatgagccccactgagtgttgttaTTGACAAAacctctccagggactaattacagcagataattggaggccatgactgcacaaacctctcagagactccaaggcaaaagccaaagccaaagccaaagtcctttgaaaaagctgcagtccctgcagggagcatgaaggagcccccagggccattgctgagcaaggctccccagggactccttgcagcagatccttgaggccactgggatgtgggctagggggggatgctgagggcaggacaaggggctgacagtgcccagcctggctggggctgtgccaggaggccccagggcctcagcacaaggtgtctcctcccagcccttgctggcacagaccctgctgtgccccagggcaccaagacttggcttctctttgtccccacctgtcatcactgcctgcagttctctgctctgcctggggcctggggacacttgctcagtcgtgtccctctctgggacccattaaaagtccaagaaagtttggagtgtgattctgccttggagttctggagaggtttcttcagctccctctcagggactgatattcagggcctgagcacaaagccccagaggctgattaaagtccttgtgctgtgtctgtgctgctgagctgggctgggctcctggcccagaggcagctcctgctcaccaagaagagcttcaaaagcacatttctcttgatgagcagctcttctgccagcccagcagggctggggcactgcctgcagccagcgcgggcacagcacagaggcacagagcgcttcaatcagtcagggctgggaaggggctgagaagtgcctggggcacaatcactgccagtccttggcacaggaacctctggctgcaggacagtgcagctgcagctcctggagccatctcctgcagctggaacatgccaatgcctgcagagcctgtgagtacattctctgattgtctcttgtgcagagcagccaggggtgcccagggctgtcctgcagagcagggtcctgcagcccagggcgctgtgctggggcagggactctgctgcctgccagggacagctctcagccagctctggcagctgctcccagcactgggggacaagatctgggtggcaggagacagctggtgagGCTAGGGAGTGTTCTCcttgtgtggggaggatgctgcattgttcagggctgctcccagcatggcattgaactgcagaacatttccaagtaaGTTATACAGGGACCACAGCAATGCAGGGACTGGATGAAAGGGGAAATCATggtttttaaatctatttttctgggttttcttgATAGGAAATTGCACATAGATATTTATCTCTCagttcaggtttaaaaaaaacaatcctCTCAGATGTTTACAAACCAGGCAGTTACAGAAATCAGCACAGAGCCCCTTAGAGGcagcatcagtgctgcttttccagcctcctcagggttgCTCTTGTTAGcattcaaaaacacataatcacagaagcgattatatgcggtgctttttattcaagagctctgggaatcggggtaGTTTCCAACCAAATATGATtccgaccatacattcgaggtgaacgtgttttatactctatcattacttaaatttcatgttaattatGAAACTTAGATTCatctattgtatacacagatttcagctaaacatagctccctttaaatttccaacatagtttccCATAATTCTTCCTTgggttatataataattatatttaattactaaacaatcatcacatctaacaattatatcttttatcatactgcttacgcaggtgcagtgatctgagaaaacacaaagcccaatattttcaaagactatttttaacattttccagggctccactatcactCTGACGTtgccctcagagcctgcagagccagagctgcccctgggcagtgccagagctgggagggctctgcagggcagagctgagcccccagggctgggctgggctctggcagcactggcagggcccagccctgggcacagggaagcagctgctggcagggacagctccaggcagcagagccctgggcaggcagtggggggaaagtgcccccagcctgtgctgggagatttcaagtcctctccaaatccaactattccatgattactTTTCTTACAGATCCCCATGCCAAGGCACAtcaaatgtccaacagcagctgcatcaggcacttcctcctgctggcattggcagacacgcggcagctgcagctcctgcacttctgcctcttgctgggcatctccctggctgccctccagggcaacggcctcatcatcagcgccgtagcctgcggccaccacctgcacatgcccatgttcttcttcctgctcaacctggccctcgctgacctgggctccatctgcaccactgtgcccaaagccatgcacaattccctctgggacaccagcaacatctcctactctggatgtgctgctcagctctttttctttgtgttcttcCTGTCAGCAGAGTATTTCCtcctgaccatcatgtgctacgaccgctacgtgtccatctgcaaacccctgcactacgggaccctcctgggcagcagagcttgtgcccacatggcagcagctgcctgggccagtgcctttctcaatgctctcatgcacacagccaatacattttccctgcccctgtgccatggcaatgccctgggccagttcttctgtgaaatcccacagatcctcaagctctcATGCTCACACTCCAACCTCAGGAAATTGGGATTTCTTGTGTTTTCCATCTGCTTAGCTCTtggttgttttgtgttcattgttttctcctatgtgcagatcttccgggctgtgctgaggatcccctctgagcagggacggcacaaagccttttccacctgcctccctcacctggtCGTGGCCTCTCTGTTCATCAGGACTGCAGTGTTTGCACACCTGAAGCCCCCCTCTATCTCCTCCCCGtccctggatctggccctgtcagttctgtactcggtggtgcctccagcctTGAACtccctcatctacagcctgaggaaccaggagctcaaggctgcagtgtggagactgATGACTGGATGGTTTCGGAAACATTAAACTGCTGgccaatttctgcaaatcacttgCAATAAAAGTCATCTTTGATACTTCttgtagtttttattttgggggttgcttttctttgttttactttttttcatattgtccacaaataaatgtcattctttgtgccatttctcattttgtttctctccaccttccctgtggccacagactgtgtcaATGAGGGGGTCTGCTCTTGGTGGCTTTAAAGGAGCTAAAGGATCttccagcagagttttctgcagagatgcccttgtgttgccttctctggagctgcagcagcaatgtctgtgtgcagagctggggcagatcagtgctggcccagcagctgtgcccagcagcagcagcagcacttggtgttgccagtgctgctgccgtgaccctgccccgctgccctggtggccctggtgttgctgcagggcctgagtgctctcggggccgggcacagccctgggggtggcagtgccgcggctgcagcagggacaggccatgggcactgctggggcagcgctgatgcctcaggccaggccctgggggctccaggctccttgcccaggctctctcaagaacacggccaggccaatcctcagcacagaaacccccgtgagcagccccaggctggccgtgggcaggctgggggcaaacagcatggctggggctctgcaagggccctggggcagacgggaaggagcagcagagcaggggctgatccatgcccagtgcactgcacagcccagggcagcgtccCAGAGCGTCCTCATTcagctgccaacaacatcccccctctgcagccctggcctctgccccagctcacacaggtgccccatccttgcaggcacagacacggcagcactgcctcagcagcccgtttgcattgcacacagcaggggcagcacccccatgctgttgctgtggggacatgaacctgagggagcacaaatgccatcagcccctggggccagcaagggctgggggacaccagggaaaccactcaactttgtcctggcctctgcactcagccagaaattttgttcccatcagctgggagtttcctgtgccactgcagacgctgttgctcagagccagggctgcctggcagccacccccaaactgccctgacCATTTCCTTTGCTTCACCTTTGCCTTCTTTGCTCTTCTGCTACAAATTTCTTCCCATTGcccatccctgttccctcccctgcaaacagcccatccctgtttgccctttcctctctggccCCACTCCCCATTGCAGTTCCTGACTTGCCCCCATGGGAACGTCCCTTGGGCAGCAGGATCATCCtacaagtgctgcaggaattgtctgcaggctcctgcagttcctggtgctgctcccttgcCAGAGGCaccccaggcctggggggcacatctgggctgctgtgtctgcctctAGGGCTCCCTGTTCTGGGcaatgaggaggagctgcagaggctctgcaggactgacaggatgggctttggggctggcaggagaagctgagggacctgggctgctggagctgctgaagagaAGGCCCAGGGCTCATCCTGCACCTGCTCCAAGGGTGGTTTCAGAGAATCCCAGTATCAGCAAGGGTGCAACAGGCCAtggagatcatcaagtccaacctgtgccctgaCATCACCTtgtctcccctcagcctcctcttctccaggataaatAACCccagcttcctctgctgctcctcacaggacttgtgctccagagccctccccagccttgttgcccttctctggacacgctccagcccctccatgtcaTTCCTAAATTGGGGGGCCCAGAACTGCAAACACCACTCAGGGTGCTGCCCAACCAGTgagagcacaggggaagaatccctgctctgctcctgctggccacaccactCCTGATCCATAGGTGTGCCAGGAGTTGGATGAGGGAAATGGTGTGGATGGGGTGGGGACAAAGTGTtattgattgtcagccatgaagggtcttgattttcatgtCTGTTCAGACAGCATTaggaggtgctgggggtcaATATCAATTGGATATTTCTGATAATCAATCaataaacaggaaataaaaacaggtCAAAACAgttctctctgcatttttttcaaacCAGTATATTAAATTTGAATACAATTCTGAAATCTGTCTAATTAGCCACAGAATAATTGAAAATTTGAATTATTCCCAAGGGCTTTTTTCATTCAGGTGTTTTGAACAAATTTTTGTGAGCTTTTCTCGCTGAATTCCTGAACTGAAAAGCACAAGAAAGAAGAGGCCTCAAGACTTGTAACATTCATGAGTATGCTCCAAGTGGCTGAGGATCCATCCCCATGAGAgcagcaatgaacagaaatgggcacagctttgtggctgctgtcccagctttggcatgggccctgggcctggagcaggagcagctcttgagggcCCCAAGGCtggggctcttgtgctgccctgggcagatgggatggcagcaggggctgcagagctctcagcacctcagcctgaggggagcagggcagccagggagcctcctttggccttggccaagcaccttcccccatggctggggctgagtcctgtggcagctgcagctgctgctgtgcccttggcaggggctgaggccgtggggccagtgcccagagcagcctggcctgagcagagctgtgggaccAGAGCCggctgggttgggctgggctcagagaggcccttggcactgcccagagctcagggcagctggcagagcttgcagggagctgggctgggctcagagagcctggcccagaaaccatcagtgtccatctcagcctggctgagcgtgcaggggcaggactcaGGCCAGGCcttgtggggcagggccagcgcctgtgcaaggcattgcaaacaggcaagtggcccagagaggaggctgctctgtgcccttggtggcagggacagagcagggagggggcccaggacatttgtcagcgccagcctctgtgcccatgtgttggcagccctggctgctgagcccagctttggcccgggctgagtttggctgtggcccagctccatcctcctgcggggctcagggcctgttcccggccatggccagccctggctgcctctctgctggcccagaggccggcagagcccggggcagggctgtctgtgcagccccacaggggccaggggctctgcaggagctggcagaggctgcccagcagggaggccatggggcacagagccccaaggctgctgtgggcaccacgGCACAGGGGCCGTTCCCAGCCGcaatgctcctggcctgggctgggcctgcacaggggctgggccaccatggctgggccagcacagggccacaaaGGGGCCACGcagccgctgccggggctgacagcaaggccaggcacacacaagcaattgctgagcatggcctgtgctggccaggcctgactgtgccaaaggcagagctcagctgcccttgggggctgcagcaacactccagagcccaaagagcctccatggctgggctggagaccaaggctgcagcagggaaatgcagggctgctgcaggatgggagggcattgaattccagcacacacctcagctctctgatgaTCCCGGCACCATGCTGGGCCCTCTTtcagactggagcagagcagatgttgatgggacaggagccctgtgggactgtcagggacctgcagcttgcaaggtgctctgctctccctcaggtgctctgggagagatccaatcccagctgggcacctcagGGCACAAGTGGCACTGCCTGTTCATGGGCACACAGCTGATGTCTTCCTGGAAAGGGGCACAGGTGTTAATACCTGTTAGTTTCATAAGATACAAGCAAATCTTTATTATCTGGCTCATTTGTGTCCTTTTAAGAAATGGCAATGTTTTCCCATCAGGAACAGGAATTTCCTGGATCTACTGGATTCTTCTAATAAtggcaaaagaagaaatactgaTCTTTCCCTCTACTTGTGTCACCAATATTCAGTCTAATATTTCCTCTTGCTCTTCCTTCATGTGTTTGCAGCTCTCTTGTTTAAATGGCCATGTCTAAGGGCATCTCTTCACTAGGCTCTCTGGAACTTTATTCTTCCCATTCCTTCCAA from Molothrus ater isolate BHLD 08-10-18 breed brown headed cowbird unplaced genomic scaffold, BPBGC_Mater_1.1 matUn_MA679, whole genome shotgun sequence encodes:
- the LOC118701432 gene encoding olfactory receptor 14J1-like, with product MSNSSCIRHFLLLALADTRQLQLLHFCLLLGISLAALQGNGLIISAVACGHHLHMPMFFFLLNLALADLGSICTTVPKAMHNSLWDTSNISYSGCAAQLFFFVFFLSAEYFLLTIMCYDRYVSICKPLHYGTLLGSRACAHMAAAAWASAFLNALMHTANTFSLPLCHGNALGQFFCEIPQILKLSCSHSNLRKLGFLVFSICLALGCFVFIVFSYVQIFRAVLRIPSEQGRHKAFSTCLPHLVVASLFIRTAVFAHLKPPSISSPSLDLALSVLYSVVPPALNSLIYSLRNQELKAAVWRLMTGWFRKH